One region of Fimbriiglobus ruber genomic DNA includes:
- a CDS encoding pirin family protein, with protein MFTLRKANDRGTTNIGWLDSRHSFSFGDYFDSAHHHFRTLRVINDDKVAGGGGFPSHPHRDMEILTYVLSGALAHRDSMGNGSTIRPGEWQKMSAGTGIVHSEFNASKTEPVHLLQIWIVPEKKGLTPGYAEKTYPESERLGKWRVAASRDGRHDSIVIHQDVTLSVAKVRPGDQLQYPFARGRGGWLHVATGAVTVNGQRLDAGDAMAVEGEPVLDVTGNAEGEVLLFDLA; from the coding sequence ATGTTCACGCTTCGGAAAGCAAACGACCGCGGTACGACGAACATCGGGTGGCTCGACAGCCGGCACTCGTTTTCGTTCGGCGACTACTTCGATTCGGCACACCACCATTTCCGCACGCTCCGCGTCATCAACGATGACAAGGTCGCGGGCGGTGGCGGGTTTCCGTCCCACCCGCACCGGGACATGGAAATCCTGACTTACGTGCTATCCGGTGCCCTCGCGCACCGGGACAGCATGGGAAACGGGTCGACGATTCGACCCGGGGAATGGCAGAAGATGTCGGCCGGGACCGGCATCGTTCACAGTGAATTCAACGCATCCAAGACGGAGCCGGTCCACCTGCTCCAAATCTGGATCGTGCCCGAGAAGAAGGGCCTGACACCCGGGTACGCGGAAAAAACGTATCCGGAAAGCGAGCGACTCGGTAAGTGGCGAGTAGCCGCCTCGCGTGACGGCCGGCATGACTCGATCGTCATCCATCAGGACGTAACCCTGTCGGTGGCCAAGGTCCGACCGGGCGACCAGTTGCAGTATCCATTCGCCCGCGGTCGTGGGGGTTGGCTGCATGTGGCCACCGGCGCGGTGACCGTGAATGGTCAGCGGCTCGACGCCGGCGACGCAATGGCCGTGGAAGGCGAGCCGGTACTGGATGTGACGGGAAACGCAGAAGGCGAAGTGCTTCTGTTCGACCTGGCGTAA
- a CDS encoding N-acetylglucosamine kinase, translating to MTSSFQDFPYRPDLVVGIDGGGTRTLALLARADTGEVLGRGSGGPSNIQSVGVDGALKALDEAIDSAFAAAGVSRARVAGATLGLAGVDRNEGLDIIFGWGDRIGLADHMSVANDATLLLAAGTPDGWGLAVIAGTGSIAFVRKPDGELGRCGGWGHTLGDEGSAYQIAVRGLRASCRAADLCAPPTVLLERFLKRMGLHEAPDLIPAVYRGPWDRAAIAGTAPLVLEAAAEEDAVATDIVRSEAAELAETARAAVVNHGLPRTGIPVALAGGVLLGSETYRTYFLTALRNAGIEYGPVQLVPEPAAGAVVLARQLVR from the coding sequence ATGACATCCTCTTTCCAAGATTTCCCTTACCGCCCGGACCTCGTCGTCGGCATCGACGGCGGCGGGACGCGGACGCTCGCCCTGCTCGCCCGCGCCGATACGGGCGAAGTCCTCGGCCGCGGGTCCGGCGGCCCCTCGAACATCCAGTCGGTCGGAGTGGACGGCGCGTTAAAAGCCCTGGACGAGGCGATCGATTCCGCGTTCGCCGCTGCGGGCGTGTCGCGGGCGCGTGTCGCGGGCGCGACGCTCGGGCTGGCCGGCGTGGATCGCAACGAAGGGTTGGACATTATTTTCGGGTGGGGCGACCGCATCGGGCTCGCGGACCACATGAGCGTCGCCAACGACGCGACTCTGCTGCTCGCCGCCGGGACGCCGGACGGGTGGGGACTGGCGGTGATCGCGGGCACCGGGTCGATTGCGTTCGTGCGCAAGCCCGACGGGGAACTCGGCCGGTGCGGCGGGTGGGGGCACACACTCGGCGACGAGGGCAGCGCGTACCAGATCGCTGTCCGGGGACTTCGCGCGTCGTGCCGTGCGGCCGACCTCTGCGCGCCGCCGACGGTCTTGCTGGAGCGTTTTTTGAAGCGGATGGGGCTACACGAAGCGCCGGACCTGATCCCGGCCGTTTACCGCGGCCCCTGGGACCGGGCGGCGATCGCGGGCACCGCGCCGCTCGTGCTCGAAGCGGCAGCCGAAGAGGACGCCGTGGCGACCGACATCGTCCGTTCCGAGGCGGCCGAGCTGGCGGAAACCGCCCGGGCGGCGGTCGTCAACCACGGGCTCCCGAGAACCGGCATCCCGGTCGCCCTGGCCGGCGGGGTGTTGCTCGGGAGCGAAACGTACCGGACGTATTTCCTGACAGCGCTCCGGAATGCCGGAATCGAATACGGCCCGGTGCAACTCGTGCCCGAACCCGCCGCCGGGGCGGTCGTTCTCGCGAGGCAGCTGGTCAGATAG
- a CDS encoding PepSY domain-containing protein, whose translation MYAGLLMLPWVLLYGVTAFLFNHPSVFSDAPTVEFGATALVGTPMECPPTPVELAGQVVVALQARAPAGMSYALIEPEAAKYNHDAAFATVKADGREVSLLIDATGKGGTVRSRPAATAETGGVAPFAIGGRPAGGKTRSPNRERGGDSGKGQATARATDGLKLDYTLHERVLQSIPAMLERTGFPNGDVTVTSVPDLVFLMDADGKRCRVTYNAQTGAVGGRPADDTAVEPTLSPRRFLTRMHLQHGYPGEVSVRWVWAVVVDIMAGVMVFWWLSGVLMWWQIKATRWLGFAVLVVSATTAVAVGFGMHEFLSAAGR comes from the coding sequence TTGTACGCCGGCCTTTTGATGCTGCCGTGGGTGCTTCTTTACGGGGTGACGGCGTTTCTATTCAACCATCCCAGTGTGTTCAGCGATGCACCAACCGTCGAGTTCGGGGCGACGGCGTTGGTCGGCACGCCGATGGAATGCCCGCCGACGCCCGTGGAGTTGGCCGGGCAAGTGGTCGTGGCACTCCAAGCCCGCGCCCCGGCCGGTATGTCGTATGCGCTGATCGAACCCGAAGCGGCGAAGTACAACCACGATGCCGCATTCGCGACCGTGAAAGCCGATGGCCGGGAAGTGAGTCTGCTGATCGACGCGACCGGGAAAGGCGGCACGGTTCGTAGTCGCCCAGCTGCGACGGCCGAGACGGGCGGTGTCGCCCCGTTCGCTATCGGGGGACGGCCCGCGGGCGGCAAAACACGTTCGCCCAACCGGGAACGGGGGGGAGACTCGGGCAAGGGGCAAGCCACCGCCCGCGCGACCGACGGCCTTAAACTCGACTACACGTTGCACGAACGGGTGCTGCAGTCGATCCCGGCGATGTTGGAGCGGACCGGCTTCCCAAATGGCGACGTGACCGTGACCTCGGTTCCGGACCTCGTCTTCCTGATGGACGCGGACGGCAAGCGGTGCCGGGTCACGTACAACGCCCAGACCGGCGCCGTGGGCGGCCGACCTGCGGACGACACGGCCGTCGAACCGACGCTGTCGCCCCGCCGGTTCCTGACCCGGATGCACCTCCAGCACGGCTACCCTGGCGAGGTCTCCGTCCGCTGGGTGTGGGCGGTCGTCGTCGACATCATGGCGGGCGTGATGGTGTTTTGGTGGCTGTCCGGCGTACTCATGTGGTGGCAGATCAAAGCCACGCGGTGGCTAGGGTTTGCGGTGTTGGTCGTGAGCGCAACTACCGCTGTGGCGGTCGGGTTCGGGATGCACGAATTCCTGTCGGCCGCGGGGCGGTAG
- a CDS encoding type II toxin-antitoxin system VapC family toxin produces MRLLLDTCALLWLLGNDRKLSVTARSALLDPANERWLSPISLLEIALKVRLGKLPLPKAYADLFPAELIGNDIHLVPLEPDHMEPLTTLPLHHKDPFDRLIASTALVEGLTLVSADLAFDAYGINRIW; encoded by the coding sequence ATGAGACTTCTTTTGGACACGTGCGCTCTGCTGTGGCTCCTGGGAAACGATCGCAAGCTATCCGTTACGGCCAGATCGGCTTTGTTGGATCCGGCCAACGAACGTTGGCTTTCACCGATTTCCTTGCTGGAGATTGCTCTTAAGGTTCGCCTCGGAAAACTGCCTCTACCCAAGGCTTACGCGGATTTGTTTCCCGCAGAACTCATCGGGAATGACATCCATTTGGTGCCACTGGAACCGGATCACATGGAGCCGCTAACGACGTTGCCGCTTCATCACAAAGATCCTTTCGATCGACTCATTGCCTCCACAGCACTGGTCGAGGGCTTGACCCTTGTCTCGGCCGATTTGGCCTTCGATGCTTATGGCATCAACCGCATCTGGTGA
- a CDS encoding GNAT family N-acetyltransferase produces the protein MIRPATPEDVPAISRLIRALAEYEKLTHEVVLDESLLRDHLFGSRPYAEALIAEEEDGTPVGFALFFHNYSTFLTRPGLYLEDVFVLPDYRGRGHGKALLAAVARIAVERKCGRLEWAVLDWNEPAIRFYKSFGGKPMDEWTVYRLTGHALELLARDGVQ, from the coding sequence GTGATTCGTCCGGCGACCCCTGAGGACGTGCCCGCCATCTCGCGGCTGATTCGCGCGCTGGCCGAGTACGAAAAGCTCACGCACGAAGTCGTACTCGACGAATCACTCCTTCGAGACCACCTCTTCGGTTCGCGGCCGTATGCCGAGGCGCTAATCGCGGAAGAAGAAGACGGCACACCCGTCGGCTTTGCTCTATTCTTTCACAACTATTCGACGTTCCTGACCCGCCCCGGCCTGTACCTCGAAGACGTTTTCGTGCTGCCGGACTACCGCGGGCGGGGGCACGGGAAGGCGTTGCTCGCGGCCGTCGCGCGGATCGCCGTCGAGCGGAAGTGTGGCCGGCTGGAGTGGGCGGTACTCGACTGGAATGAGCCGGCGATTCGCTTCTACAAATCGTTCGGCGGCAAGCCGATGGACGAGTGGACGGTCTACCGGCTGACCGGTCACGCGTTGGAACTTCTCGCCCGCGATGGTGTTCAATAA
- a CDS encoding type II toxin-antitoxin system Phd/YefM family antitoxin produces the protein MSTITLQDAQNSLADLVHNLSMGQVVTITENDRPVARLVPVPAIEQRPPRPRPPVTGVPQAGTVPNLVVPDDFKAPLAELSEYSE, from the coding sequence ATGAGTACGATCACGTTGCAGGATGCCCAAAACAGTCTGGCTGATCTGGTTCATAACTTATCAATGGGCCAGGTCGTCACAATTACCGAAAACGATCGGCCGGTCGCTCGATTGGTGCCCGTGCCCGCTATCGAACAGCGTCCACCGCGACCACGTCCGCCAGTGACGGGTGTCCCTCAAGCCGGAACTGTACCCAATCTGGTTGTTCCTGATGACTTCAAGGCCCCGCTGGCGGAGCTGAGTGAGTACTCGGAATGA
- a CDS encoding HisA/HisF-related TIM barrel protein, giving the protein MKIIPVLDVLGGVVVRAVGGQRSAYRPITSLLTTSVVPENVAAALVRATGSDTLYVADLDAILGHGTNAAAVARVAEACGTTVYLDCGYGELADVKRVPAHANIVPVVGSETVRGPVAAAGVRGFPTGSVFSIDLFNGELFGDHWREWESIGVTSPRSIVEIARAGVEITGARAVILLDLAAVGTGNGPVVADWCRQVRRLLPAGVAVIAGGGVRNEEDVRRLEDAGADGVLVASALHDGALGVK; this is encoded by the coding sequence GTGAAAATCATCCCGGTGCTGGACGTGTTGGGCGGCGTCGTGGTCCGCGCGGTCGGGGGCCAGCGCTCGGCGTACCGCCCCATTACTTCATTACTCACGACCTCTGTCGTCCCCGAGAATGTCGCCGCGGCGCTGGTTCGGGCGACCGGCTCCGACACGCTCTACGTGGCCGACCTCGACGCGATTCTGGGGCACGGGACGAACGCCGCCGCAGTCGCGCGGGTGGCCGAGGCGTGTGGGACCACAGTTTACCTGGACTGCGGCTACGGCGAGCTGGCCGACGTCAAACGTGTTCCGGCTCACGCCAACATCGTGCCTGTAGTGGGCTCGGAAACGGTGCGTGGGCCGGTGGCGGCGGCCGGGGTGAGGGGCTTCCCGACGGGCTCGGTTTTTTCCATCGATCTGTTTAACGGCGAATTGTTCGGCGATCACTGGCGGGAATGGGAAAGTATAGGCGTCACCTCTCCCCGCTCAATCGTCGAGATCGCCCGAGCAGGGGTTGAGATCACTGGCGCGCGAGCCGTTATCTTGCTCGACCTGGCGGCCGTGGGAACGGGAAACGGGCCGGTGGTCGCGGACTGGTGCCGTCAGGTCCGCCGGTTGCTGCCGGCCGGCGTCGCGGTGATTGCGGGCGGGGGGGTACGAAACGAAGAGGACGTGCGCCGCCTGGAAGACGCCGGCGCGGACGGCGTGCTGGTCGCGTCCGCACTTCACGACGGGGCGCTGGGCGTGAAATAG